A DNA window from Ficedula albicollis isolate OC2 chromosome 1, FicAlb1.5, whole genome shotgun sequence contains the following coding sequences:
- the C1H11orf73 gene encoding protein Hikeshi isoform X6: protein MLGTIPFPDGMGGSVYFCYPDQSGMAVWQLLGFVTNEKPSAIFKISGLKSGKGSQHPFGAMNLPQTPTVAQIGISVELLENLAQQTPVASAAVSSVDSFTEFTQKMLDNFYNFASSFAVTQAQMTPNPSEAFIPANVVLKWYENFQRRLTQNPLFWKT from the exons ATGCTGGGAACTATACCATTTCCAGATGGAATGGGAGGATCTGTCTATTTTTGTTACCCAGACCAGAGTGGGATGGcagtgtggcagctgctggggtttgTCACTAATGAGAAGCCAAGTGCCATCTTCAAAATTTCTGGTCTGAAATCTG ggaagggaagtcaGCATCCCTTTGGTGCCATGAACCTCCCACAGACGCCAACAGTGGCTCAGATTGGAATCTCAGTGGAACTGCTGGAGAACCTGGCCCAGCAGACTCCTGTTGCAAGTGCTGCTGTGTCATCAGTAGATTCATTCACAGAG ttcaCTCAGAAGATGTTGGATAACTTCTATAACTTTGCTTCCTCGTTTGCTGTTACTCAGGCACAGAtgaccccaaatccttctgaaGCTTTCATTCCTGCAAATGTAGTTCTGAAATG gTATGAAAACTTCCAGAGACGTCTGACACAGAACCCTCTCTTTTGGAAAACATAA
- the C1H11orf73 gene encoding protein Hikeshi isoform X3: MILGLCQPGGQQPLLSDLATSSAPYFPPTHMGSEDYENINHVVVFMLGTIPFPDGMGGSVYFCYPDQSGMAVWQLLGFVTNEKPSAIFKISGLKSGKGSQHPFGAMNLPQTPTVAQIGISVELLENLAQQTPVASAAVSSVDSFTEFTQKMLDNFYNFASSFAVTQAQMTPNPSEAFIPANVVLKWYENFQRRLTQNPLFWKT, from the exons ATGATCCTGGGGTTGTGCCAGCCAGGTGGTCAACAGCCACTTCTTAGTGACTTGGCAACCTCTTCTGCACCCTATTTTCCTCCTACGCACATGGGGAGCGAAG ACTATGAAAACATCAACCATGTAGTGGTCTTCATGCTGGGAACTATACCATTTCCAGATGGAATGGGAGGATCTGTCTATTTTTGTTACCCAGACCAGAGTGGGATGGcagtgtggcagctgctggggtttgTCACTAATGAGAAGCCAAGTGCCATCTTCAAAATTTCTGGTCTGAAATCTG ggaagggaagtcaGCATCCCTTTGGTGCCATGAACCTCCCACAGACGCCAACAGTGGCTCAGATTGGAATCTCAGTGGAACTGCTGGAGAACCTGGCCCAGCAGACTCCTGTTGCAAGTGCTGCTGTGTCATCAGTAGATTCATTCACAGAG ttcaCTCAGAAGATGTTGGATAACTTCTATAACTTTGCTTCCTCGTTTGCTGTTACTCAGGCACAGAtgaccccaaatccttctgaaGCTTTCATTCCTGCAAATGTAGTTCTGAAATG gTATGAAAACTTCCAGAGACGTCTGACACAGAACCCTCTCTTTTGGAAAACATAA
- the C1H11orf73 gene encoding protein Hikeshi isoform X5: MFGCLVAGRLVQAAPQQVAEDKFVFDLPDYENINHVVVFMLGTIPFPDGMGGSVYFCYPDQSGMAVWQLLGFVTNEKPSAIFKISGLKSGKGSQHPFGAMNLPQTPTVAQIGISVELLENLAQQTPVASAAVSSVDSFTEFTQKMLDNFYNFASSFAVTQAQMTPNPSEAFIPANVVLKWYENFQRRLTQNPLFWKT; encoded by the exons ATGTTCGGCTGCCTGGTGGCGGGCAGGCTG gtACAAGCTGCACCCCAACAAGTGGCTGAAGACAAATTTGTATTTGATTTACCAGACTATGAAAACATCAACCATGTAGTGGTCTTCATGCTGGGAACTATACCATTTCCAGATGGAATGGGAGGATCTGTCTATTTTTGTTACCCAGACCAGAGTGGGATGGcagtgtggcagctgctggggtttgTCACTAATGAGAAGCCAAGTGCCATCTTCAAAATTTCTGGTCTGAAATCTG ggaagggaagtcaGCATCCCTTTGGTGCCATGAACCTCCCACAGACGCCAACAGTGGCTCAGATTGGAATCTCAGTGGAACTGCTGGAGAACCTGGCCCAGCAGACTCCTGTTGCAAGTGCTGCTGTGTCATCAGTAGATTCATTCACAGAG ttcaCTCAGAAGATGTTGGATAACTTCTATAACTTTGCTTCCTCGTTTGCTGTTACTCAGGCACAGAtgaccccaaatccttctgaaGCTTTCATTCCTGCAAATGTAGTTCTGAAATG gTATGAAAACTTCCAGAGACGTCTGACACAGAACCCTCTCTTTTGGAAAACATAA
- the C1H11orf73 gene encoding protein Hikeshi isoform X2: protein MFGCLVAGRLVSMILGLCQPGGQQPLLSDLATSSAPYFPPTHMGSEDYENINHVVVFMLGTIPFPDGMGGSVYFCYPDQSGMAVWQLLGFVTNEKPSAIFKISGLKSGKGSQHPFGAMNLPQTPTVAQIGISVELLENLAQQTPVASAAVSSVDSFTEFTQKMLDNFYNFASSFAVTQAQMTPNPSEAFIPANVVLKWYENFQRRLTQNPLFWKT from the exons ATGTTCGGCTGCCTGGTGGCGGGCAGGCTG GTTTCCATGATCCTGGGGTTGTGCCAGCCAGGTGGTCAACAGCCACTTCTTAGTGACTTGGCAACCTCTTCTGCACCCTATTTTCCTCCTACGCACATGGGGAGCGAAG ACTATGAAAACATCAACCATGTAGTGGTCTTCATGCTGGGAACTATACCATTTCCAGATGGAATGGGAGGATCTGTCTATTTTTGTTACCCAGACCAGAGTGGGATGGcagtgtggcagctgctggggtttgTCACTAATGAGAAGCCAAGTGCCATCTTCAAAATTTCTGGTCTGAAATCTG ggaagggaagtcaGCATCCCTTTGGTGCCATGAACCTCCCACAGACGCCAACAGTGGCTCAGATTGGAATCTCAGTGGAACTGCTGGAGAACCTGGCCCAGCAGACTCCTGTTGCAAGTGCTGCTGTGTCATCAGTAGATTCATTCACAGAG ttcaCTCAGAAGATGTTGGATAACTTCTATAACTTTGCTTCCTCGTTTGCTGTTACTCAGGCACAGAtgaccccaaatccttctgaaGCTTTCATTCCTGCAAATGTAGTTCTGAAATG gTATGAAAACTTCCAGAGACGTCTGACACAGAACCCTCTCTTTTGGAAAACATAA